One Candidatus Cloacimonadota bacterium DNA window includes the following coding sequences:
- a CDS encoding winged helix-turn-helix domain-containing protein — MLENLLGSINKERVLIFLYCREEGYAKEIADFFEAPLTPILNQLNNLENGNILISQSKGRTKIFQLNPRYPFLKELKNLLEKTLAFYPDKERDLLINNRRRPRRNGKNL, encoded by the coding sequence ATGTTAGAAAATTTATTAGGTTCAATAAATAAAGAGAGAGTATTGATCTTTCTTTATTGCAGAGAAGAAGGTTATGCAAAGGAGATTGCAGATTTTTTTGAAGCGCCGTTAACTCCTATTTTAAATCAACTGAACAACTTAGAGAACGGCAACATTCTCATTAGTCAATCAAAAGGGAGAACAAAAATTTTCCAATTGAATCCGCGCTATCCTTTTCTAAAAGAATTGAAAAATCTTTTAGAAAAAACTTTAGCTTTCTATCCTGACAAAGAACGTGATCTTCTTATTAATAATCGCCGTCGTCCTAGAAGAAATGGTAAGAACTTATGA
- a CDS encoding glycine--tRNA ligase subunit alpha: MNFQDIILKLQHFWAQNGCNVLQPYDENMGAGTFHPATFFGALGDKPTSVAYAQPCRRPKDGRYGENPNRLQHYYQFQVIIKPSPDDIQTLYLQSLQAIGIQTEKHDIRFVEDDWESPTLGAWGLGWEVWLDGMEISQFTYFQQVGGIEVFPISVELTYGLERLAMYIQDVDDFKELQWNDTTKYGEIFFDKELEFSDFNFNAGDVKSLFAAFKDYEKQVEFLIEKKLVYPAYDYLLKCSHTFNLLDARGVISVTERAAYIGKIRSMAKKCAILYIEKYS, from the coding sequence GTGAATTTTCAGGATATAATTCTTAAATTGCAGCATTTCTGGGCCCAAAACGGCTGTAATGTTCTGCAGCCTTACGACGAAAATATGGGAGCGGGAACTTTTCATCCTGCCACTTTTTTTGGTGCTTTGGGAGATAAACCAACTTCTGTAGCTTATGCCCAACCCTGCCGTCGACCCAAAGATGGCCGTTACGGCGAAAATCCCAATCGTCTGCAGCATTATTACCAGTTCCAGGTAATTATAAAACCATCACCCGATGATATTCAAACTTTGTATCTGCAGAGCTTGCAGGCTATCGGAATTCAAACCGAGAAGCACGATATTCGTTTTGTGGAAGATGACTGGGAAAGTCCAACTCTGGGAGCCTGGGGTTTGGGTTGGGAAGTCTGGCTGGACGGCATGGAAATTTCTCAATTCACCTATTTTCAGCAGGTGGGCGGAATCGAAGTTTTTCCCATCAGTGTGGAACTTACTTACGGTTTGGAACGGCTGGCAATGTATATTCAAGATGTGGATGATTTCAAAGAATTACAATGGAATGATACAACAAAATACGGTGAAATTTTCTTCGATAAAGAATTGGAATTTTCCGATTTCAATTTTAATGCAGGCGATGTGAAATCACTTTTTGCTGCTTTCAAAGATTACGAAAAACAGGTAGAATTCCTGATAGAAAAAAAGCTGGTTTATCCTGCTTATGATTATTTACTTAAATGTTCGCACACTTTCAATCTGCTGGATGCTCGCGGCGTTATCAGCGTTACTGAGCGAGCTGCTTATATTGGCAAGATCCGCTCGATGGCAAAAAAATGCGCAATTTTGTATATTGAAAAATATTCTTGA